In Deinococcus depolymerans, the following are encoded in one genomic region:
- a CDS encoding SMR family transporter, translating into MRAWTALLSAIALEVTGTLSLKVFTTAPFTTAATPGLQLIFTYALLAASYVLLSRAFRQIPVAVAFAVWEAAGLLLITCLGALILGEHLRPAQLLAMLALGVGAALLHRGTRPPTQPVGA; encoded by the coding sequence ATGCGCGCCTGGACGGCGCTTCTCTCCGCCATTGCCCTGGAAGTCACAGGAACCCTCAGCCTCAAGGTGTTCACGACCGCCCCGTTCACCACTGCCGCCACGCCCGGCCTGCAACTGATCTTCACGTACGCCCTGCTCGCCGCGTCCTACGTGCTGCTGTCCCGCGCGTTCCGGCAGATTCCGGTCGCCGTGGCCTTCGCCGTCTGGGAAGCCGCCGGACTGCTCCTGATCACCTGCCTGGGCGCCCTGATCCTCGGCGAACACCTGCGCCCCGCCCAGCTGCTCGCCATGCTTGCCCTGGGAGTCGGCGCGGCCCTCCTGCACCGCGGCACACGCCCCCCCACCCAACCGGTGGGCGCATGA